The following are encoded in a window of Candidatus Woesearchaeota archaeon genomic DNA:
- a CDS encoding PRC-barrel domain-containing protein — MPAETEEKKYARQIVGKTVVSKTGKKFGEVQDVIFDVKTGELLQVILKNPTGYAEGLELERSKAGDFLIPYSSVIAYGDFVVVAEEDIL, encoded by the coding sequence AAACTGAAGAAAAAAAATACGCAAGACAAATCGTAGGAAAGACTGTTGTTAGTAAAACCGGAAAAAAATTTGGTGAAGTACAAGACGTTATATTCGATGTAAAAACCGGAGAACTTTTGCAAGTAATATTAAAAAACCCAACAGGTTATGCAGAAGGCCTTGAATTAGAAAGATCAAAAGCCGGAGATTTCCTAATACCATACAGCTCAGTAATCGCATATGGTGACTTTGTTGTAGTAGCAGAAGAAGACATACTATAA